The following proteins come from a genomic window of Chionomys nivalis chromosome 9, mChiNiv1.1, whole genome shotgun sequence:
- the Bpifa3 gene encoding BPI fold-containing family A member 3, with protein sequence MNPLWRFLVLLLALLALPSGLLKQPWSGLTTAYKDGRSTLARIIAQGLLKHNAEGRIQSMQLLDRLNVSGMVAPGMVGWLIGGMNFQQQQEISINITNVQLDCDGIQMALPKEWFSTNITLEFDVEFRLPFNSNIIKTHARMGLAAESWLEKDEFGRRELVMGRCHMEPNSDGASMSTEEVPPKMKHFLHNLRESLGKVIPNLVESQVCPLIGEILRQLDVKLLKGLVEQVAAHNLGQL encoded by the exons ATGAATCCACTCTGGAGGTTCCTGGTCCTCCTCCTGGCATTGTTAGCCTTGCCCTCAGGCCTGCTCAAGCAGCCTTGGTCCGGACTGACCACAGCCTACAAGGATGGAAGGTCTACCCTAGCAAGAA TTATCGCGCAGGGCCTCCTGAAGCACAACGCTGAAGGCCGAATCCAGAGCATGCAACTCCTGGACCGCCTGAACGTCTCAGGGATGGTGGCCCCAGGGATGGTAGGCTGGCTGATTGGTGGCATGAACTTCCAGCAGCAGCAAGAGATCAG CATCAACATCACCAATGTGCAACTGGACTGTGATGGGATCCAGATGGCGCTGCCTAAAGAGTGGTTCTCGACAAACATCACACTGGAATTTGACGTTGAATTCCGACT GCCCTTCAATTCGAATATCATCAAGACGCATGCCCGCATGGGCCTTGCTGCAGAGTCCTGGCTGGAGAAAGATGAGTTCGGCCGGAGGGAGCTGGTGATGGGCAGATGCCACATGGAGCCCAACAGTGACGGTGCATCTATGTCCACTGA GGAAGTCCCACCGAAGATGAAAcattttctccacaacctccGAGAAAGCCTGGGGAAAGTTATCCCAAACCTAGTAGAAAGTCAG GTATGTCCTCTGATCGGTGAGATCCTCCGACAGCTGGATGTGAAGCTGTTGAAAGGCCTCGTGG aACAGGTGGCTGCTCATAATCTTGGTCAACTCTGA